TCAACCTCTACGCCGACGTGGCGGCGGTGGACGGCTTCGGCGACGAGGACTTCGCCGACGACGATCTGCCCGGCTCCGCCATTCGCGGCAGCCTGCCCGGGGACTTCCTGTCCATCGCCCGGGTGGGCGCGCGCAAGGGTCTCCCTGGTGGCTTCGACCTCGGCGTCGCCTACGGCGAGGTGCTGGACGCCGACTTCGACCTGCTATCGGCGGATCTCAAATGGTCCATCATCGACGGCGGCTTGCTCAAACCCGCCCTGGCACTGCGCATCACCGGCACCAAGAGCGACGGCAGCGACACCTACGACTTCACTCAGGTCGGCGCCGATCTGACCTTCTCCAAAGGCTTCGCCAACCTGGTGCCCTACATCGGCATCGGCGTGCTGCGCAGCGAGAGCTCCCTCGACCGCCCCGGCGGCGACACCCTCGAGGTGGACAGCACCGACCAGGTGCTCTTCGCCGGCGTCACCATCAACCTGCTGGTGCCCAAGATCAACCTCTCGGTGGAGCAGGGCGAGCACCTGCAGGCGGCGGTGCGCTTCTCCCTCGGCCTCTGATTCCGCCACGATCTCCAAGCCCCATCTGAGCCACAACCGATGTACCAGAACGCCAATCGCACTGCGCCCGTCGTCGCCGACCTGCGCTCCGACACCGTCACCCGGCCGACGCCGGAGATGCGCCGCGCCATGGCCGACGCCGAGGTGGGGGACGACGCCTTTGGCGAAGATCCCACGGTGCGGCGGCTGGAAGAGCAGAGTGCCGAGCTCCTGGGCCAGGAAGCGGCGGTCTTCGTACCCTCCGGCACCATGGGCAACCAGATCGCCCTCAATCTCCTGGGCGCCCCCGGCGGGGAAGTAGTGTGCGCCGAGCAGAGCCACATCATCGATTGGGAGATGGGGGCGGTGGCGGTGATCTCGGGGATGATCCCGCGCACCGTCGTGGCGCCGGAGGGGCAGCTCGACCCGTCCGCGGTGAGCGCGGCCATCCGTCCGCGGGGGGCGCTGCTGGCCCCGACCCTGGTGCTCTCGGTGGAGAACACCGCCAACATGGCCGGCGGCCGGGTCTACCGCCGGGAGCGCCTGGACCAGCTGCTGGCCCTGGCCGCCGAGCACCGCCTGGGCACCCACCTCGACGGTGCCCGTCTGTTCAACGCCGCGGTGGCTCTGGGCCAGACCCCGGCTCATCTGGCCGCTGGCTTCGACGTGGTGATGGTCTGTTTATCGAAGGGCCTGGGAGCGCCGGTGGGCTCGCTGGTGGCGGGCTCCCAAGAGTTGATGACCGAAGCCCGCCGCCGGCGCAAAATGCTCGGCGGCACCATGCGCCAAGCGGGCATCGTCGCCGCCGCCGGCCTGGTGGCCTTGGAGACCGGCATCGAGCGCTTGGAGGAGGATCACGAGAACGCCCGCTTCCTGGCCCGGGAGCTGACCCAGCTGCCCGGCTTGGAGGTCGACGCGGAGACGGTGGAAACCAATATTCTGATGGTGGCGGTGGCCGCCGAGGGCGAGGACGCGCCAGCGCTTCGGGACGAGCTGCGCCGCCGCGGCGTGCTCTGCGAGGCGGTGGACCGCTGCCGCCTGCGGCTGGTCACCCACCGGGACGTGGACCGCCAGGCTCTGGAAGCCGCCGTGGCGGTTTTCCAAGAGCTGCGGCGAGCTGCGGTGAGCCGCTGAAGCCCGGTCCGTGTTTTCTCTCCACGCCTCGGCTCTCCAGTTGCTAAACTCCAGCTACTGATTCCGCCTCCGCCGCCCCTCCCGATCCTTCGCTCATGAGCGCTGCCCATCCCAGTTCGTCCGCGCCGGCCCCGACCTCGCCCGGCGGACCCGAAGAAGACGCCCTGCCCCAGGAGAAGTTGGGCGCCGCCCTCGGGGTCTTCACCCCTTCCATCCTCACCATTCTCGGCGTCATCCTCTTCCTGCGCCTGGGTTGGGTAGTGGGCAACGTGGGGCTGGTGGGGGCCCTGCTGATCATTTTCCTGGCCCACTGCATTACCAGCTCCACCGCCCTCTCGGTGTCGGCGGTGACCACCAATATGAACGTCGGCGCCGGCGGCGCCTACTACATCATCTCCCGCTCTCTGGGGCTGGAGATCGGCGGCGCCATCGGCATCCCCCTCTTCCTCGCCCAGACCTTCTCCGTGACCCTCTACGCCTTCGGCCTGGCGGAGAGCCTGCAGCTCCTGTGGCCCCACCTGCCCCAGCGCGGGGTGGCGGCGGCGACGGTGGTGGGGGTCTCTCTGCTGGCCACCCGCGGCGCCGGCTGGGCCCTCAAGCTGCAGATCCCCATCATGGTGGCCATCGCCGTGGCCCTGGCCTCCCTGGGCACCGGCGCCGTGGGGGCGGCGCGGGAGAGCATTCCCCTGTGGGAGCAGGCCCCGAACCCGGAGCCCTTCTGGGCGGTCTTCGCGGTCTTCTTCCCGGCGGTCACCGGCATCATGGCGGGGATCAGCCTCTCCGGCGATTTGAAGGACCCCAAGCGCTCCATTCCGGTGGGCACCCTATCGGCGGTGGCGGTGGGCTTCGTCATCTACTTCGCCGTGCCCATCGTGCTGGCGGCGGTGGCACCGGCGGCGGAGCTGGCGGCGAACAATCTGATCTGGTTCGAGGTGGCGGCGGTGCCCCTGCTCATCTTCCCGGGCCTGTGGGGCGCCATCTTCTCCTCCGCCGTGGGCTCCATCCTCGGCGCTCCCCGCACCCTCGAAGTGCTGGCGGAGGACCGCGTCCTATGGCCCCGCTCTCGCCGCCTGCCGTCCCCCAAGGTGCGCCGCTGGCTGGCCCACGGGCTGTCCACGGCGGTGGCCCTGCTGGCGGTGAGCCTCGGCGACCTCAACGCCGTGGCGCCGGTGCTCACCATGTTCTTCCTCACCACCTACGGCATGGTCAACCTGGTGGCGGGCCTCGAGCAGCTCAGCGGCGCCCCCTCCTACCGGCCTACCATCCGGGTGCCGTGGGCGGTGTCCCTGGCGGGGGCCGTCAGCTGTTTCATGGTCATGGCGTTGATCAACCGCACCGCGGCGGTGGTGGCGGTGGTGCTGGAAGTAGGCCTCTATCTCGCCCTCCGTCGCCGCTCCATGACCGCCACCTGGGGCGACCTGCGCTTCGGCGCCCTCATGTCCCTGGCCCGTGCCACCGTCCTCTGGCTCCGCCGTCTGCCGGTGGATCCCCGCAACTGGCGCCCCCACATCCTGCTCTTCGCCGGCGACCTGGAAAAGCGCGTCGAGCTGGTCCGCTTCGCCGCCTGGCTCAACCAGGACCGCGGCATCCTCACCGTCTGCCGCCTCATCGTCGGCGAGCTGGAGCAGCGCAGCCCGGAGGTGGCGGCGGAGCTCCAGCACATGGATCATCAGCTGGAGGAAGAGGGGCTGACGGCGTTCCCGGAGGTGGACATCGTCAGCGAGTTCGAGAGCGGCGTCCTGCACGTGGCCCAGGCCAACGGCATCGCCGGCATCACTTCCAACACCCTGATGTTCGGGTGGAGCGACAAGTCCGAGCGCACGGTCTCGAAGCTGCGCATCATGCGCCAGGCGACCTATCTCGGCAAGTCGACGGTGATGTGCCGCCTGGCCCCCCGCTCGCCGATCCGAACCTCCCATCTCCGCCGCCGCCGGCGCATCGACGTATGGTGGGGCGGCCTGCAAAACAACGGCGACATGCTCCTCCTCTTCGCCCACCTCCTGGCCGCAAACCCGGAGTGGTCCCGGGCCCAGATCTCGGTGAAGAGCATCTCGTCCCATGCAGCCAACTACGAGCAGATCGAGGCCAACCTCCAAAGCCTGCTCTCCCGCAGCCGCATCAACGCCGAAGCCGAAATCATCCGCCTCGCCCCCGGCGCCACCGTCCAAGACACCATCCACGAACAAAGCCGCGACGCCGACGTCGTCTTCATGGGCCTCCAACAACCCGAGTCCGGCGAAGAAGAAGCCTACGCCAGCCGCCTAGAAACCCTCGTCGAAGGCCTCCCGACGGTCATCCTCGTCCGCGCTGCGGGGATCTTCGCGGGGCAGCTGCTGGATGAGGTTTGAGCCGGTCCGATGCGGCTAAGTGACTGAAAACATAGGGACCAACATTTGGGTCCCACCCCTCCTGCTCTCGCGGTAGCGCCGCCGCAATCGGCGCAGGTGCCGAGCCGTCATCCCCAGGCGCTGAGCAGCCTCCTGGGCGGTCACATGTCCTTGCTGGAGAAGCTCCAAGATCTGGACCTTTCTCAGCTCATTCTGACTCATTTCGATTCTCTCCATGATGCGGACAGAATCGCTGGGCAGTTAAGGCGGACATTTTTGCTGGGCAGTCAGACAACTATCCTCCAAGATTGACGCCGCCCCGAGATCCCCCGTAAGCTGAGTCCGCAGTCAGCAAATCCCGAGCCACACAGAGAACCTCCAGGATGAGGAGAGAGAACCATGCAATCTGCAAAATGGATGGTGGGCTTCGGGTTGGTCGTGTTGATCGGAGTGGTCGGTTGGGTCTTGTGGGCTCCTACGACGGCACTGGCCGCCTGCGGGTGTAGCGCCATGACGTTGAAGCACTCGGGCACGACAGGCATCATGTGCACGGACAACGACCTCAACTTCCTCAAGACCGAATGCGACAAATTCACCGGGTCCGCCAAGGGCTGCATTACCAAATTCGCCTATGAGTGCCGCCTGGGGGTCAACTCCCAGAAGCTCGGCAATGTGAAGCCGTACCAGAAGACGGGCTTCCAGCCGGTGGCCACGCTGAAGGCGTCGAGCATTCCCAGTGATTGCACCATCGGACAGGTGCTGCAGGAGGACATCACCAGCGGCGGGAAGAGGGAAGCGAACCCTCCGATTATCCCGACCTCCTTGAGCGGCCTCCAGTCCCTGGCGGGGCACACCGTGGAGATCGACAACAGCAGCGCCAACTCCTTCCCGGCGGTGGGCGCCACCAAGGCGACGAATCCGTTCTTCGGGGGCGACAACTATGCCAGCCTGGCGGCCACCGACGTGCTGATCTCCGAGACGCCGACGACCATCAGCTGGTGGGACAATCCGGACCAGAGCAAGGACTCCCAGAGCGAGGTCGCGGCGTGGAAATTCCACTTCCTCTCCTTCGTCAACGGCTCCGCCAGCCAGCCCAGCTGCGCCTGCGCCTTCACCATCGAAGTCGATTGGAACGGCAAGAACGCTCCGACGACGAAGTGGACCAAGGATGCTGGCCTCAGCACCAACTGCACGTTCTGATCAGTCTGCTCCGCCGCGCAGCGCCGCCACCAACCCCAGAGCAAACAACCCCGCGTAAAGCGGCCAGGGGCCCCCGGTGGCCACCAGCACCGCTCCCGCCAGGATGCAAAACCCTCCGAGGACCGTTCCCCGCAGCCCGCTCAGCGGTGGGTCTTTGGGGCGGTTCTGCATGTTGTCCAGGGCCTTGAGCCCTTCCTGCACCAGTTGGGGGGTCTGCATCATCGCCTCCATCAGGTCCGGGGCGCTGCGGGTGACCTGGTGGAGGAGGCGTTGGGGGTGGAATTGGGCGAGGAAGACTTGTCGCACGTGGTGGCGGGTGAGGCCGACGATGTCGAAGTCCGGGAGCAGGCGGCGGCCGACGCCTTCGAAGGTCACCAAGGCTTTGACCATAAGCACCATCTCCACCGGGAAGTACATTCGGTACTGGCCGCCGAGGTTCACCGATTCGAGGATCATCTGCCCCAGGGTGATGCCGTCGAAGCTGGAGCGGCTGTGCCAGCGTTGGGAGAGCTCCACCAGCTCTCGGCGGAAGCCGTGGGGGTCGGCGCCGCGGGCCTGCTGGGCGGTCGACAGGAGGTAGCGGGCGGCCTGATCGGCGTCGCCTTGGACCAGGCTGAAGTAGTAGTAGAGGAGGGTGCGGCGGAGGGAATCGTCGAAGCGGCCCACCATGCCGAGGTCGATGAAGCCCGCCTTGGGGCCCGGGAGCACCAGCAGATTGCCCGGGTGCAGGTCGGCGTGGAAGAAGCCGTCCTGGTAGAGCATGCGGATGATCGCCTCCGCTCCCAGGTGCACCAGGCGGTCCCGGGCGTTGGCGTCGAGGGCCAGGGCTTCCAGGGAGTTGGGCTTGACGCCGTCGAGAAATTCCATGCACAGGACGTCGCGGCTGGAGTACTGGCGGTAGATGCGCGGGAAGACGATGTCCGGCTGGTCGCGGAAGTTGGCGGTGAAGACCTCGGCGTTGTCCGCCTCCCGTCGCAGATCTACCTCTTTGAAGGTGT
The DNA window shown above is from Acidobacteriota bacterium and carries:
- a CDS encoding GntG family PLP-dependent aldolase, giving the protein MYQNANRTAPVVADLRSDTVTRPTPEMRRAMADAEVGDDAFGEDPTVRRLEEQSAELLGQEAAVFVPSGTMGNQIALNLLGAPGGEVVCAEQSHIIDWEMGAVAVISGMIPRTVVAPEGQLDPSAVSAAIRPRGALLAPTLVLSVENTANMAGGRVYRRERLDQLLALAAEHRLGTHLDGARLFNAAVALGQTPAHLAAGFDVVMVCLSKGLGAPVGSLVAGSQELMTEARRRRKMLGGTMRQAGIVAAAGLVALETGIERLEEDHENARFLARELTQLPGLEVDAETVETNILMVAVAAEGEDAPALRDELRRRGVLCEAVDRCRLRLVTHRDVDRQALEAAVAVFQELRRAAVSR
- a CDS encoding Na-K-Cl cotransporter; protein product: MSAAHPSSSAPAPTSPGGPEEDALPQEKLGAALGVFTPSILTILGVILFLRLGWVVGNVGLVGALLIIFLAHCITSSTALSVSAVTTNMNVGAGGAYYIISRSLGLEIGGAIGIPLFLAQTFSVTLYAFGLAESLQLLWPHLPQRGVAAATVVGVSLLATRGAGWALKLQIPIMVAIAVALASLGTGAVGAARESIPLWEQAPNPEPFWAVFAVFFPAVTGIMAGISLSGDLKDPKRSIPVGTLSAVAVGFVIYFAVPIVLAAVAPAAELAANNLIWFEVAAVPLLIFPGLWGAIFSSAVGSILGAPRTLEVLAEDRVLWPRSRRLPSPKVRRWLAHGLSTAVALLAVSLGDLNAVAPVLTMFFLTTYGMVNLVAGLEQLSGAPSYRPTIRVPWAVSLAGAVSCFMVMALINRTAAVVAVVLEVGLYLALRRRSMTATWGDLRFGALMSLARATVLWLRRLPVDPRNWRPHILLFAGDLEKRVELVRFAAWLNQDRGILTVCRLIVGELEQRSPEVAAELQHMDHQLEEEGLTAFPEVDIVSEFESGVLHVAQANGIAGITSNTLMFGWSDKSERTVSKLRIMRQATYLGKSTVMCRLAPRSPIRTSHLRRRRRIDVWWGGLQNNGDMLLLFAHLLAANPEWSRAQISVKSISSHAANYEQIEANLQSLLSRSRINAEAEIIRLAPGATVQDTIHEQSRDADVVFMGLQQPESGEEEAYASRLETLVEGLPTVILVRAAGIFAGQLLDEV
- a CDS encoding AarF/UbiB family protein, with product MKPRSVPSPSGKGRVGRARNFRDATAPGQLPLGEDGRPFELLPDRKPPGILRRLASTHRHLYALLLGGLLARVRYWPEGRRRGPVYLFLWLLTLPGRLLLRRDLRREPFPVQLRRRLELLGPTYIKLGQVLSLRRDILPDSVTSELENLLDRLPVVPFERFLELVEDGLGQPVHKAFFWISEQPLGSASIAQIHRATTAEGDPVILKVVKPGIRETLRRDALLLKVLGSVLQVFFGRYRPRVVIDEFVDYTFKEVDLRREADNAEVFTANFRDQPDIVFPRIYRQYSSRDVLCMEFLDGVKPNSLEALALDANARDRLVHLGAEAIIRMLYQDGFFHADLHPGNLLVLPGPKAGFIDLGMVGRFDDSLRRTLLYYYFSLVQGDADQAARYLLSTAQQARGADPHGFRRELVELSQRWHSRSSFDGITLGQMILESVNLGGQYRMYFPVEMVLMVKALVTFEGVGRRLLPDFDIVGLTRHHVRQVFLAQFHPQRLLHQVTRSAPDLMEAMMQTPQLVQEGLKALDNMQNRPKDPPLSGLRGTVLGGFCILAGAVLVATGGPWPLYAGLFALGLVAALRGGAD